ACGTATTATGAAAATGAGACGTAAAAtccgataaaaagaaaaatactttattggaaaaagaagcaaatactttttgtagccactaAACTTGTCGAACGTTATTCTCTGACCGCTTTGTTACCCGTTTCTGTTCGTCCAAGCACGATTTGTTTCGTACATcgacgatataaataaaaagatgaaatcACAGATACGgtcgaagaaaagagaaagattaaAGAGGAATATGTAGGTGATCGTCGAATGTTTGCCAAACCCATGCTATTGCAATCGATATACATCAAACTATTCTTCAGGTAATTAGAACGAAAACTTTGGTCTATAGTATCAAACGATTAGAAATCCTATGCTACGAGGCGATTTACGCGATTACTCGCTGCCGCTGTTGGCGATTACTCACCTAAATATGAATCCAATACTATTCgttaatcgttaaaaatacGATCGTATTACTATTATAGCtagatatttattctattcttGCCGACTTCTCGTCGTTATCGTTACTGAGCAAAACGTATTGGTCTCGTGTAATTAATAACTTGTGCTGTCCATTTACTAACAACGTGGAACCTCTTCTTATGGTTCGTTTGCCTAGTTCGATCGCTTCGTGCGTAAACATCACGTTGTTGTAAGCTTTCACGAAAACCGCGAATACGATTGTTATACCGACTAGAATTAATCCATACGAGGTACAAGGGGCAGCAACGTCGCTAAATGTTGTTGCTAAATAAATCCATCTGCGGATAGAAGGTGTCAGTTCTTCGATACCCTCTTCGATCCACATAATAGGAAATACTATGTCGGGAAAATTCGACACCACACCGATGTATGGTTGGTGTTCCACCTTTAGGTTTAACTGAACGCGCACTTTTCCTTCCAACGGCACGCCAAGTTTCTAGAAATCAAACAAGTTGCGTTTTAGTATATGTCTTATAGATATCGATTATATTAACGTCACGTGGCTTATAAGCTACACACATTcatatgttattttttaaattttattttatttcatcatcGATTCGTTCCTGATGATTAACAGTTTATAGATTTTGGATCGAAGCAAAAAATTACAATCAGTCGTAATCTTTTCCTCGTTCTCTTATAAGTAAACAAGAGATTTCGATCACGGAGAATTAAATTGCATTTAGCATGTAATTACAGATCTGATATTATTCGTCTtcttatacgatatatttattttattttttttattttttttttttttgtttttttaaaaattacttacCGGTTGAATTTTAAAGTAAGTTTCATGTATGTCCCGATTTGGTTTTAATCCGTGTACTGCGTCTAATAACTTGGGATCAGCTTTGTAGAAATGCGGAAAGGAAAGGTAGACAGGTGCAGCTGAAATTTTAAGAGTAgtttaagtaataataaaaagaaagtttgcTGCGTGTTATATAGATACGttcttagaaaatattttacttttaatttttacacgctcgtaaaaatatagatatattctaccgaattaatcaaatttaacaaaaaactGTTTTCAGTTTATTTGGTATTACAGTTACACGCGTAGTACAGTTTAGCTGATACTTACTGTACTGACAAGGACTGATATTTTGCAATCCGTTAAAAGGACAGGTGGACATGTCGTCCGAACAGAAGCATTCGTTTTCCGGGCTAGTTTCATTGGGACGTCCAAACACAGAATCAGGCGGTGTATATAAATCTGCTTTGATTCCAGATTTTTTAACTGGACCACGATATTTCAAAGGTAAAACGCGACAAAGATCTTTGTCCCAAATGTGTACGATATCTGAACCAGTTTTATCACGGGGTGGAAAAAACGATCCTATGGgtaataaatatgttattataatgtaacatacgaatttattatacgtcatattagaaaaaagatattaattgcagcaattagtattttttcgttataatttttataaattgaacaCTTAAACGTATTACGTTTAGAATTGAATTGTTTAGAGGTGCgcttaaatttatcaaatgtaataacaaataattcacCTATAGGGTAAGTAATGATCGAATTAGTTAAATCTACCTTCCGAAGCTCGAATGGAATTGCAAGGTGAGTTTGGCCAATATGGCAAACGATCTAATCCATTTAAACGATTTATTAATCCAAACTCTTTCATGTCTGTATGCCCCGTAAAAATAGTGGACACTTCTTCTAACGTGCCGTTCCTCTGCAATTAAAGTTCAATCGTCATTATGCCtattacaaaagtaaaaaaaattcatttcgtttcttttatacgATACTTACAGAATATGGATacgtaaaaataatcaattaatcatatttaaaaataaaggattaatcttttacttttatatccTTTATCTGTACTTTAATTGCATACACTACATTGATcgcatatttttgtaattaccCCAAGAAGAAGCCCCATTTGACTCATGGGACGTCTCGCTTTCGGAAAAAATTGATGCGCGATGCTAACTAGCGGATCGTCGTATCCAAAGACAAGTTGTTGAGCAGTTACCGGAACAAACGGTGTCATGTGCATTCCTCCCAAGAACATGTGTAATCccaaattaataattcgagGTAGTGCCTTGCTTTGTGTCGACAACGtctgaaaaataatgtaaCGCACGCGAGTATcagataaaaaattctttcgtaGAAATCGTTTAGATTTTGAAACGTATTCTCGACTGTGTCGATATTTGCATAGAAGCTAtcgtataaaaaatagaaaaatattttagtaaagtAAAGTTAACGACGTggcgtatttttatattttacgatatcaTCGATAATTAAcattgatatatatttaaagcgtaattataaaattccagAATAAATCTTTCCACTATTCTCAAATTCgtatattataagaaaaatttacttactAATAACGGAATGTTTGGTACTATTACTTTAAGGTTCTTGTCTTTCGACATTTCTGGTACAAAGTTTAATATCTTCTTGTGTTGATAACTTACAGTACCATTATTATGGAAAACGATATTTACCTTTTCCATATCTTCTCTGTAAATTATAAGTTTgaaatactttaataaaatattttcttcggtCGAACAAGcctaaagatatataatagtCTAAATTTCGAATCTTAACATACTTAATTcgatatatatagagagagagaacgaatTGCCTTTAGACTTCTTACAAGAAAACTTACAAATAGAtcgatcaaaattattttccgtaaaaaaatattccaaacgttctaaaataattactaattaggcaatttaaaattcatcgaaCTGCGATTACTATACGGAAGTATCGATCAAAATATTGAACTGAAATACCACGAGGATTCAAAGCGTGCAATTCAGTTTCTTAAATTGTGAGAActacaaatattttgtgaTTTAAAACTACAAATACttgtacatttataaaaataaaaaagaaatataaaagcaatcgtactttctaaattaattatttacagttACATAAATCATAGTGGGTTATTACTGATTCAGTtggaattataaatgaaattttatgatattttgaaaAGATCGGATAAGATTTCAGAttttagagaaaaataaaataaaaaataaagtatcgtCGGGATATTAGTTTTGATGTTACTTCATCGACGTACTTACTTATATACGAATGGACCAATTTCTTGCAATTTTGGCTTCTCGTTATATTGCAGAAAGTTTTCTGCGTTAGTTACGTTGAATATGTATACTTTTGTCAGTCTAACTACTCCCGGCTTCTGCCAGTattgaaacgaaagagaacCATTCCATAGTCGCAGTTGCTAAACGAAAAACACAAGAATGTTGTACACAGAATAAATGTCAAAACAAGTCGATAAAATCTAAAGCTAAAACATATACGCTAAACacgtacaattaatttatgaagttaattttaagtaattgtaCGTATATTGGGAAAAAATCATTATGTTTTGAGcttaaatttaattccaaattTACATTCCTACCTTATTTTTCTAAAcagtctattttattttcgtttcgcAAATCTTTTTTAGACTCGCATAGACAAcggaaaagaatttcaaatttgaatttcaaattgcaaaattgaaaaattccaaataaattgtaagttgtaaattcaaaatacgaaaatatgaaaacaaaGTAGAGAAGACAGAAACAATCGATACCATAATGCGATAAATATAGAAACtaattggaaattaatattgtCAGCGGAAGTTATaaattctatgtatatatacatggCTTGTTCTTCGTGAAAGCGCAAGGCCGGCtacgaaataaattccatttcttGTTGACACCAGTAATTCAAGATTTGTACACATTCGAACCGTTCTATTAGACGTTAGAcattagtattattttaacttTACTTGTTCTTTCTTCTATCTAATGCCGATACTAACTGCAAACGTAAacttgaaatgaaattaaacaatgTTTTCAATGTCTCAGGATCTTGAGAGGATATTATTATTGGATATCACGCGacagaataaatattaataaacgttaTTGAGTCGCGTATCTTGTTAAGTAGATAACAGTACTCGTTCGATTCGACGAAGTTGCGAGTTTAGCGAAAtgattaatcttttttttaaatttttcaaataaaattataaagtagTTAGACTCGATATGTAGCTCTAACAAATACGACTGTTCCGTAGGAtatctataacgttatccgttgcGCTGACTCGCAGAACCGATCGGTGCAAAAACTAATGTAACAATAAAAGTAAcgattttgtatttgttatgTTACTTTATAGTAGGTTGTACtcaataataaatcataaatgaaaaaaatctgTGATTACTTActtttaatatgatataatcCACCCAAGGAATGCTGCTCAGTATGATACCGATCACAAGCGTTAAAATTCCTATGAAAATCGCTGACAATCTACCTGCAAAGTACAAACAAGTAgaataaacgaattaaaaaataattttatcgaaatatcgGTATCAGTATGAAAAACATTAATATGTCTTAGGCATTATATTACAATTCAcgtgaattttacttttttttttttgtcgctTGTATATATCATCGTTTTCCCACTttaagaaatgtaaaataataatgtaaagtAGCTTCCGAAGAGTTTCAATGACATAACATTCTGAGTCATAGTAACTATCTCGTTAAAGCGATGTATTATTAGATAATCCTGTTACATTTAGCCTACTCTGAAAATACTACTTCGTGACATTCAAACGAGTGTCAATTATTTAATGACACGATAAAAAGGATTTTGTTAAGGAGAAAGTTTTGTAAAGTTTACGTAAACgtttaaatatgaaatgtgTATTATAAGAATTAAATGTATCTATGTCTTCATAAAGTACATTGCGTGTCATTTTGTACATCAAGATTTACCGATAATGTCACCTCGCTTTATGCACTCCTGCAGTTTCTACGATTGCGTTTAATAAAGTAGAAACAGGTTAAAATTACGACTAAccatttcgtaattttatgtCGCAATTAGAACAAGATGACTCGAACGTTTAGGAACTGAGTActttcaacgatatttcattttgcgTATACTCAAAACAGGCAAAATGATCAAAGacaataaatattacgtataaatgGAACAAACATTTCTGGGACATTAAATTTCAGTTATGCGaacaaaaatagagaaaacTGATAGTTTGTTTAAACATTTAAGGGTCCTATTTTTTTTGCCTGTTGAATTacgtaaacattttaatataaaatataagcaaCTCTGcaaagttatatacttctCGTACCTCGAACTTTCGAATCTCAACATTTCGTTTGCCGCTTCACTTTGTGTAGTAAAATTGCTGTCTAGCATAGTGTACATGTTCGTCGTTTATGAAATAAACATTCATCTATCGcggaatgaaatataatgtcTTATACGTTGAATCGAATCGATTGGTTTCTTAGTAAAACTTTATGTTTCGTATTTTAGTAAGATGTTTTGCAGGTATGAGAACCACACCGTACGCATAATACTATCTATAACAGAAAAATGCATCTCTTAGTAACAGATATTACGTTGAGAAAGTAGAACGTTTGGATGTTGTGGCGATTTGATATAACGAGTAGATATGGATAATAAAGTTTTAGCGACGGAAGATTCTactgtatgtaattataaaattaaatggttCGATTTTACTCTTCTATAAACGTACCACTATGCTTCCTATGTTATTATAgtttatgtttttaattaaattacatggtatagagataataaaatttaatttattttacttgttTGCTATGTACGCCATAGTTTGTACACCTCCTTTACTTTATTAAACGATAAGCATCGCGACATTTCCGACGATTCCACTTTTCCCAACCGttgtgaaattattaaaacgacAAAACAAGGTTTGCTTCGTCCTTCCTTGTATATTTAAGGTACAAGCTGGTTGACAGACCATTAGCGTTGCCCTGATAACCTTGACAAGCAAAGTTTCCTCAATATGTTCTTAGAACTTCTCTTTGGTCACGTCTTTTCCCGAGTCTCATTATCCTTCACCTTTCTCGCCTATTCCTCGCCTTTCTCATCCTCtccactctctctttcttcgaacCTGTCCCGAAACGAAGTTAAACGCACTGCGTTTTTGGGTCATTCTCATCCGCATGCGATACAATGCAATAAAATTCgttcgaaacatttttcgaTAGGTAACTAAATAGCATTATTTTGGACAGTACTGCTTATTGAGCCACCctatatacgtaataattacgtataatttgtAGTTCCGCTggataattatcataaaagatatcaCCGATATTTTCCATGAACGAACATTTTCCTTGCGATAGCTcgatatttaatagaagaattatataaatggTTAACTTGTGCCGAAATATTAATTCGCATTTAGTCGCTGGAATATCCGAAAGGAAAGCTGGGATATCATCGAAGCAGAATGGACTTGCGTTAGAGTGAAAGGTTACTCTGGGAACGAGTATATGATAGTTATTCACATAATACTTTAAAatcaacgtatatcgttaggAAAGTAGGATAAACGTAGTTGAAAATGCACGGTCAACTTCCGTCCATTTAATTTCTTCGACCTGGTGTGCTCGTTTACAATTTACAGATGCAGATTtgtaatatcgaatatatgtcaatgtgaaattaaaactCATCGTAAGATCGCTGGTTTTCTTAAAGTGAGGACGTTTCAGTTACGAAACTAACGTGAAGTTTTGAAATTGTTAGATCGAGACAGCGAATACGACACCAATATGAAACATGAATGATCTCGtggaacaaaatttaatttcaaaagcTTGTAATTAATCGTTTCTCTGGCATCGTGAATAGAAATTGGcaagaaaagaacaaagaatAGTCCAGTCTCCAAGATAATCACGTTTTACCGTTTATGAATTGCGAAGCTCGTTCTCGGAgatgttaaaaattgttgaattttCCAGTTTTAGAATAGACTAGTAAGTAGTATGTATGTAACTTTATGTTACtataaagtgaaaaatttgaaagcgaATAAAACCAAGAACGCGTCGTTTCCGCGCCTGAATATCTAATCGTTATTTAGATAATCAACGTATATACGTAGGTGGCAGTCATCGTGACTTTAAAGAGTTCGATGCATAACGAAAACGATGTTTCTATCATATACGCTCTAAACGTGTAGGTAGCAGTATATTACTGCTACACGTATGTGTAACGTTTCTAATATAAC
This Bombus pascuorum chromosome 1, iyBomPasc1.1, whole genome shotgun sequence DNA region includes the following protein-coding sequences:
- the LOC132910864 gene encoding scavenger receptor class B member 1; the protein is MKFLGSLLGISSPKKMGKEYMKVGRNALFGQRTSQHDGLCTDKVPRPLSFLISKNGKLKHGRLSAIFIGILTLVIGIILSSIPWVDYIILKQLRLWNGSLSFQYWQKPGVVRLTKVYIFNVTNAENFLQYNEKPKLQEIGPFVYKEDMEKVNIVFHNNGTVSYQHKKILNFVPEMSKDKNLKVIVPNIPLLTLSTQSKALPRIINLGLHMFLGGMHMTPFVPVTAQQLVFGYDDPLVSIAHQFFPKARRPMSQMGLLLGRNGTLEEVSTIFTGHTDMKEFGLINRLNGLDRLPYWPNSPCNSIRASEGSFFPPRDKTGSDIVHIWDKDLCRVLPLKYRGPVKKSGIKADLYTPPDSVFGRPNETSPENECFCSDDMSTCPFNGLQNISPCQYTAPVYLSFPHFYKADPKLLDAVHGLKPNRDIHETYFKIQPKLGVPLEGKVRVQLNLKVEHQPYIGVVSNFPDIVFPIMWIEEGIEELTPSIRRWIYLATTFSDVAAPCTSYGLILVGITIVFAVFVKAYNNVMFTHEAIELGKRTIRRGSTLLVNGQHKLLITRDQYVLLSNDNDEKSARIE